A part of Variovorax sp. HW608 genomic DNA contains:
- a CDS encoding putative 2OG-Fe(II) oxygenase has translation MDEITGLFPIPFMRSPQVLGPALVQGLVGHFSSLAVQDNNSSAKLSHTAMLQPGDSPLLVECAGLITPRLADFGALLFGERIGWSIKEMWVNVLHTGGRQAMHNHANSFVSGVVYLTPTHEDARTVFMKSPGGHDFAFRNDHAGTAPGPYSADKWISPMPEPGDMVLFPSYLMHAVPPNPGERRVTMAFNAIPSRLDSWGYKISFGG, from the coding sequence ATGGACGAAATCACAGGACTCTTTCCCATCCCGTTCATGCGCTCGCCGCAAGTGCTCGGGCCTGCGCTGGTGCAAGGACTGGTCGGTCACTTCTCGTCGCTCGCAGTGCAGGACAACAACTCTTCGGCCAAGCTGTCTCACACCGCGATGCTGCAGCCCGGCGACAGCCCGCTGTTGGTCGAATGCGCGGGCCTGATCACGCCCCGGCTGGCGGACTTCGGCGCGCTGCTCTTCGGCGAGCGCATCGGCTGGTCGATCAAGGAGATGTGGGTCAACGTGCTCCACACCGGTGGCCGGCAGGCGATGCACAACCACGCGAACAGCTTCGTCTCCGGCGTGGTGTACCTCACGCCCACGCATGAGGATGCGCGCACCGTGTTCATGAAGTCGCCCGGTGGCCACGACTTCGCCTTCCGCAACGACCACGCGGGCACGGCGCCCGGCCCCTACAGCGCGGACAAGTGGATCAGCCCGATGCCCGAGCCCGGCGACATGGTGCTCTTCCCGAGCTACCTGATGCACGCGGTGCCGCCGAACCCCGGCGAGCGCCGCGTGACGATGGCGTTCAACGCGATCCCTTCGCGGCTGGACTCCTGGGGCTACAAGATCAGCTTCGGCGGCTGA
- the pstS gene encoding phosphate ABC transporter substrate-binding protein PstS: MVAALVPVCAFAEEATGAGASFPAPLYSKWASDFNKATGAKINYQSVGSGAGIKQIDAKTVDFGASDMPLSDDELKSKGLMQFPTVIGGVVPVVNIQGIKAGELKLSGQVLGDIYLGKIAKWNDAAIKALNPSLNLPDAAIAPVRRADGSGTTFLFTNYLSKANPEWKAKVGDGTAVNWPTGAGGKGNEGVAAFVNRLPNSIGYVEYAYVKQNKMNYAQMQNKDGHFVSPDDSAFKAAAAGADWSKSFYQVLTDQAGKESWPITGATFILMHKTQDKPAQATTTLKFFDWAYKNGDKTAGDLDYVPMPDKVKGVIATAWGDIKDASGKPIPFK; the protein is encoded by the coding sequence ATGGTCGCGGCACTCGTGCCGGTTTGCGCCTTCGCCGAAGAGGCCACGGGCGCCGGCGCCAGCTTCCCGGCGCCGCTGTATTCGAAGTGGGCCTCCGACTTCAACAAGGCCACCGGCGCCAAGATCAACTACCAGTCCGTGGGTTCGGGCGCCGGCATCAAGCAGATCGACGCCAAGACCGTGGACTTCGGCGCCTCGGACATGCCGCTGTCGGACGACGAGCTCAAGAGCAAGGGCCTGATGCAGTTCCCCACCGTCATCGGCGGGGTGGTGCCGGTGGTCAACATCCAGGGCATCAAGGCCGGCGAGCTCAAGCTCAGCGGCCAGGTGCTGGGCGACATCTACCTGGGCAAGATCGCCAAGTGGAACGATGCGGCCATCAAGGCGCTGAACCCGTCGCTGAACCTGCCGGACGCGGCCATCGCGCCGGTGCGCCGCGCGGACGGCTCGGGCACCACGTTCCTGTTCACCAACTACCTGAGCAAGGCCAACCCCGAGTGGAAGGCCAAGGTCGGCGACGGCACGGCCGTGAACTGGCCCACCGGCGCGGGCGGCAAGGGCAACGAGGGCGTTGCCGCGTTCGTGAACCGTCTGCCCAACTCGATCGGCTACGTGGAGTACGCCTACGTCAAGCAGAACAAGATGAACTACGCCCAGATGCAGAACAAGGACGGCCACTTCGTGTCGCCGGACGATTCGGCCTTCAAGGCGGCTGCGGCGGGTGCGGACTGGTCCAAGAGCTTCTACCAGGTGCTGACCGACCAGGCGGGCAAGGAGTCGTGGCCGATCACCGGCGCGACCTTCATCCTGATGCACAAGACGCAGGACAAGCCGGCGCAGGCGACGACCACGCTGAAGTTCTTCGACTGGGCCTACAAGAACGGTGACAAGACCGCCGGCGACCTGGACTACGTGCCGATGCCCGACAAGGTCAAGGGCGTGATCGCCACCGCCTGGGGCGACATCAAGGACGCGTCGGGCAAGCCGATCCCGTTCAAGTAG
- a CDS encoding DHA2 family efflux MFS transporter permease subunit, giving the protein MSAAPRPLSGVPLVLGTLALSLATFMNVLDTSIANVSLPAIAGNLGASPNQGTWIITSFGVANAISVPLTGWLAQRVGAVRLFTASVLLFVLTSWLCGFAPTLEALIVFRILQGLVAGPMIPLSQTLLLSTYPPQRSGTALSMWSMTTLVAPVAGPLLGGWITDNVSWPWIFYINVPVGVLAAAVTWAIYRHRETPTRKLPIDAVGLGLLVLWVGTLQVLLDKGKELDWFHSPAIVAMAVVVAIGFVVFLIWELTAEHPIVDLRLFASRNFAIGVMTLSLAWLVYFGNVVLLPLWLQQYMGYTATAAGFALAPVGVLAVLLSPFIGRILPRVDPRWISTTSFAVFVAVLLMRSQYTPQVDQWSIMVPTFIQGAAVACLFTPLVAVIVSGLPPSKIASATGLSNFVRITAGAFGASITTTLWDNRATLHHAHLTEFFTYASPDAADGFAALGKLGLDAQQAAAQLNRFIDQQAFTRAADDIFLGSALLFALLIAVVWLTRPARSSAPVDTGGAH; this is encoded by the coding sequence ATGTCCGCCGCACCGCGCCCGCTCTCCGGCGTCCCGCTCGTCCTGGGCACGCTCGCACTCTCGCTGGCCACGTTCATGAACGTGCTGGACACCTCCATCGCCAACGTGTCGTTGCCCGCGATCGCCGGCAACCTCGGTGCGAGCCCGAACCAGGGCACGTGGATCATCACCAGCTTCGGGGTCGCCAATGCGATCTCGGTGCCGCTGACGGGATGGCTGGCGCAGCGCGTCGGCGCGGTGCGCCTGTTCACCGCGAGCGTGCTGCTCTTCGTGCTCACCTCGTGGCTGTGCGGCTTCGCGCCCACGCTGGAGGCGCTGATCGTCTTCCGCATCCTGCAGGGCCTCGTCGCGGGGCCGATGATCCCGCTGTCGCAGACGCTGCTGCTGTCCACCTATCCGCCGCAGCGCTCGGGCACCGCGCTGTCGATGTGGTCGATGACGACGCTGGTCGCGCCGGTCGCGGGGCCGCTGCTGGGCGGATGGATCACCGACAACGTGTCGTGGCCGTGGATCTTCTACATCAACGTGCCGGTGGGCGTCCTCGCTGCGGCCGTGACCTGGGCCATCTACCGCCACCGCGAGACGCCCACGCGCAAGCTGCCGATCGATGCGGTGGGTCTCGGCCTGCTGGTGCTGTGGGTCGGCACGCTGCAGGTGCTGCTGGACAAGGGCAAGGAGCTCGACTGGTTCCACTCGCCCGCCATCGTCGCGATGGCCGTCGTCGTGGCCATCGGCTTCGTCGTCTTCCTCATCTGGGAACTGACGGCCGAGCACCCGATCGTCGACCTGCGGCTCTTTGCGAGCCGCAACTTCGCCATCGGCGTGATGACGCTGTCGCTGGCCTGGCTGGTCTACTTCGGCAACGTGGTCCTGCTGCCGCTGTGGCTGCAGCAGTACATGGGCTACACCGCCACGGCGGCGGGCTTTGCGCTGGCGCCGGTCGGCGTGCTGGCGGTGCTGCTCTCGCCATTCATCGGGCGGATCCTGCCCCGCGTGGACCCGCGGTGGATCTCGACGACCTCCTTCGCCGTGTTCGTCGCCGTGCTGCTGATGCGCTCGCAGTACACGCCGCAGGTCGACCAGTGGTCGATCATGGTCCCGACCTTCATCCAGGGCGCGGCGGTTGCGTGCCTGTTCACGCCGCTGGTGGCGGTCATCGTCTCGGGGCTCCCGCCCTCGAAGATCGCGTCGGCCACCGGCCTCAGCAACTTCGTGCGCATCACGGCGGGCGCCTTCGGCGCCTCGATCACCACGACGCTCTGGGACAACCGCGCGACCCTGCATCACGCGCACCTGACCGAGTTCTTCACCTACGCGAGCCCCGATGCCGCGGATGGATTCGCCGCGCTCGGCAAGCTGGGTCTCGATGCGCAGCAGGCCGCGGCGCAGCTCAACCGGTTCATCGACCAGCAGGCCTTCACGCGCGCGGCGGACGACATCTTCCTGGGCTCGGCCCTGCTGTTCGCGCTGCTGATCGCGGTGGTCTGGCTGACCCGGCCGGCGCGATCATCGGCACCGGTCGATACGGGCGGTGCGCATTGA
- a CDS encoding efflux RND transporter periplasmic adaptor subunit codes for MTTKIEGTDSPVAANLAKRRKWLTAVGAVVAVGALAYGGYFAVSASRHESTDNAYVQGNIVQITPQVSGTVIAIGADDTDFVKAGQDLVLLDAVDARVTLEQAEAQLAQTVREVRTLYANNGTLAAQVRLREADVDKARSDVAKAEDDAQRRTALLRDGAVSKEEFNHTNAQLASVRSGLVAAQAALAAARQQLASNQALTDGTTAETHPSVLRAAARVREAFIALHRTALPAPVDGYVAKRGVQVGQRVAAGTPLMAVVPLRSVWVDANFKEGQLQKLRIGQAASLQADFYGKKVDYRGKVAGLGAGTGSAFSLLPAQNATGNWIKIVQRVPVRIELRPDELAAHPLRVGLSMDVSVDVRDATGKTLADAPRVQAVASTAVFDDLLHNADERVHDIVAGNSPTHATAAAAPTDVRKVAGTPKAPAAVSAL; via the coding sequence ATGACCACGAAGATTGAAGGCACCGATTCCCCCGTCGCGGCGAACCTCGCGAAGCGGCGCAAGTGGCTGACCGCGGTCGGGGCCGTCGTGGCCGTCGGCGCGCTCGCCTACGGCGGCTACTTCGCGGTGTCCGCAAGCCGCCATGAGTCGACGGACAACGCCTATGTGCAAGGCAACATCGTGCAGATCACGCCGCAGGTCAGCGGCACGGTGATCGCCATCGGCGCGGACGACACGGATTTCGTGAAGGCCGGTCAAGACCTGGTGCTGCTCGATGCGGTCGATGCACGGGTGACGCTGGAGCAGGCAGAGGCCCAGCTCGCTCAGACCGTGCGCGAGGTGCGCACGCTCTATGCCAACAACGGCACGCTGGCAGCGCAGGTCAGGCTGCGTGAGGCGGACGTCGACAAGGCGCGCAGCGACGTCGCCAAGGCCGAGGACGATGCGCAGCGGCGCACCGCCCTCCTGCGCGATGGCGCGGTGAGCAAGGAAGAGTTCAATCACACCAACGCGCAGCTCGCTTCGGTGCGCAGCGGCCTGGTTGCCGCGCAGGCCGCCCTGGCGGCCGCGCGCCAGCAGCTCGCCTCGAACCAGGCACTCACCGACGGCACCACCGCCGAGACGCATCCGAGCGTGCTTCGGGCCGCCGCGCGGGTGCGCGAAGCCTTCATCGCGCTTCACCGCACCGCCTTGCCGGCGCCGGTCGACGGATACGTCGCCAAGCGCGGCGTGCAGGTCGGACAGCGGGTTGCGGCCGGAACGCCGCTCATGGCGGTGGTTCCGCTGCGCAGCGTCTGGGTCGATGCCAATTTCAAGGAAGGCCAGTTGCAGAAGCTGCGCATCGGGCAGGCCGCGAGCCTTCAGGCGGACTTCTACGGCAAGAAGGTCGACTACCGCGGCAAGGTGGCCGGACTGGGTGCCGGAACCGGCTCGGCCTTCTCGCTGCTGCCGGCGCAGAACGCCACCGGCAACTGGATCAAGATCGTGCAGCGCGTGCCGGTGCGCATCGAATTGCGGCCCGACGAGCTCGCGGCGCATCCGCTGCGCGTCGGCCTCTCGATGGACGTCAGCGTCGATGTGCGCGACGCCACGGGCAAGACGCTGGCCGATGCGCCGCGCGTCCAAGCCGTGGCGAGCACCGCTGTCTTCGACGACCTGCTGCACAACGCCGACGAACGGGTGCACGACATCGTTGCGGGCAACAGCCCGACGCATGCCACCGCAGCCGCAGCACCCACGGACGTGCGCAAGGTGGCGGGGACGCCGAAGGCGCCCGCCGCGGTGTCCGCCCTCTGA
- a CDS encoding MaoC family dehydratase, with amino-acid sequence MTQPLLYFDDLKVGDTFTTGSHEVKTEDIKRFASEFDPQPFHLDESAAQGTFFDGLAASGWHTAALTMRLLVTGGPRLANGIIGAGGGIEWKAPTRPGDVLHVESEVVELIPSRSRPDRGMVVLRSKTLTQRGDVVQELTAKLMVTRRSSA; translated from the coding sequence ATGACCCAGCCCCTTCTCTACTTCGACGATCTGAAGGTCGGCGACACGTTCACGACCGGCAGCCACGAGGTGAAGACCGAGGACATCAAGCGCTTCGCGAGCGAGTTCGACCCCCAGCCCTTCCATCTCGACGAGTCCGCGGCGCAGGGCACCTTCTTCGACGGGCTCGCCGCCAGCGGCTGGCATACCGCCGCGCTCACGATGCGCTTGCTCGTCACCGGCGGGCCTCGTCTCGCCAACGGCATCATCGGAGCCGGCGGTGGAATCGAGTGGAAGGCGCCGACGCGGCCCGGCGACGTGCTGCATGTCGAGAGCGAGGTGGTCGAACTGATCCCGTCTCGCTCGCGTCCCGACCGGGGCATGGTCGTGCTGCGCTCGAAGACCCTGACGCAGCGGGGCGACGTCGTGCAGGAGTTGACGGCCAAGCTGATGGTGACGCGCCGCAGTTCTGCCTAG
- a CDS encoding LysR family transcriptional regulator, with protein sequence MDRIAAMTAFVRVVEAGTFTKAADTLNLPNATVTRLIQSLEEDLKIRLLHRTTRSVTVTAEGASYYERVVRLLAELADIESSAKQSAASPSGNVRIETAAGLAALVIVPALDEFYRRYPQVQVELGATNRQADLVAEGIDCAIRVGEVTDQFLVARRVGEFRFTTVATPQFLAAHGTPANPQDLYALPTIGLSSSRAGKPLPFRFRKGEERLELSLAHRLVVNDTNAYLAAGTAGLGIIQAPTYGVEPALADGGLVTLFEDWTIDRIPVNVIYPPNRYLSAKVRVFIDWVVELFEGHEFLQRRPRPVR encoded by the coding sequence ATGGACCGCATTGCCGCAATGACCGCCTTCGTGCGTGTGGTGGAGGCCGGCACCTTCACCAAGGCAGCCGACACGCTCAATCTTCCCAATGCCACGGTCACGCGACTGATCCAGAGCCTCGAGGAAGACCTCAAGATTCGGCTACTCCACCGGACCACCCGGTCGGTCACGGTGACGGCCGAAGGCGCCAGCTACTACGAGCGCGTCGTGCGCCTCCTCGCCGAACTGGCGGACATCGAATCGTCCGCGAAGCAGTCGGCCGCTTCCCCTTCCGGAAACGTACGGATCGAGACCGCCGCCGGCTTGGCCGCGCTGGTCATCGTGCCCGCCCTCGACGAGTTCTACCGGCGCTATCCGCAGGTGCAGGTCGAACTCGGCGCCACCAACCGGCAGGCCGATCTGGTGGCTGAGGGCATCGACTGCGCGATCCGCGTGGGCGAAGTCACGGACCAGTTCCTTGTTGCGCGCCGTGTCGGCGAGTTCCGCTTTACCACCGTCGCGACGCCGCAGTTCCTCGCGGCGCATGGAACGCCCGCGAATCCGCAGGACCTCTACGCATTGCCGACCATCGGCCTGAGTTCGTCACGCGCGGGCAAGCCGCTGCCGTTTCGCTTCAGAAAAGGCGAGGAACGCCTCGAACTCTCCCTTGCGCATCGGCTGGTGGTGAACGACACGAACGCCTATCTCGCCGCGGGCACCGCAGGGCTCGGCATCATCCAGGCGCCCACGTATGGCGTGGAGCCCGCGCTGGCCGACGGCGGCCTGGTCACGCTCTTCGAGGACTGGACGATCGACCGCATCCCGGTCAACGTGATCTACCCGCCGAACCGCTATCTCAGTGCGAAGGTGCGGGTGTTCATCGACTGGGTCGTCGAGCTCTTCGAAGGCCACGAGTTCCTCCAGCGACGGCCCCGGCCAGTCCGCTAG
- a CDS encoding gamma-glutamylcyclotransferase: MPIELDPAALGMRERLSHADFLANARASAPAGFRMRTHAEFEGTRERILSSHRTGDPLHVFAYGSLMWNPALEHDGQFKARIHGWHRSFCIRNFVGRGTPECPGLMLALDKGGSCNGVLLRIPASKVSQEAAILWRREMTWGTYEARWVTAWVDSAPVPALVFVVDRRHERYVGKLSLQETARLINCGRGVLGTCSEYFDATVRKLRELGIRDAAMERLHEVVGHVRASS, translated from the coding sequence ATGCCAATTGAACTGGACCCGGCTGCGCTCGGAATGCGCGAGCGGCTGTCGCATGCCGACTTTCTCGCGAACGCCCGGGCAAGCGCTCCCGCCGGCTTCAGGATGCGTACCCACGCGGAATTCGAGGGAACGCGGGAACGAATCCTGAGCAGTCACCGTACCGGCGATCCGCTTCATGTCTTTGCCTACGGCTCGTTGATGTGGAACCCTGCGCTGGAGCACGACGGCCAATTCAAGGCGCGCATCCATGGCTGGCATCGCAGCTTCTGCATCCGCAATTTCGTCGGCCGTGGTACGCCCGAATGCCCGGGCCTGATGCTCGCGCTCGACAAGGGAGGCTCCTGCAACGGCGTGCTGTTGCGCATTCCCGCATCGAAGGTCAGCCAAGAGGCGGCCATCCTGTGGCGCCGCGAGATGACCTGGGGCACCTACGAGGCACGCTGGGTGACCGCGTGGGTCGACTCGGCGCCCGTGCCGGCGCTGGTCTTCGTCGTCGATCGACGGCATGAGCGCTATGTCGGAAAGCTGTCGCTGCAGGAGACCGCACGCCTCATCAACTGCGGACGCGGCGTGCTCGGAACCTGTAGTGAATACTTCGATGCGACCGTGCGCAAGCTCAGGGAACTCGGTATCCGCGACGCGGCGATGGAGCGCCTCCATGAAGTGGTCGGGCATGTTCGAGCTTCTTCTTGA
- a CDS encoding SDR family NAD(P)-dependent oxidoreductase produces MNPNHNAKTVALVTGASSGIGAIYADRLARRGHDLILVARSADKLRTLAAKLHADTGRRIEVLAADLTRKEDVLRVEQVLRSDDRIGILVNNAGIGATSTLVESDADRLEEMIQLNVTALTRLTRAAAPGMIRRGTGAIINIASIVALTPELLNGTYGGSKAFVLAFTQSLAHELGPHGIQVQAVLPGATRTDFWEIAGTPVDALPEQIVMSAEDLVDASLVGFDRKELVSIPALPDVGDWERFEAARQVLAPNLSHASAAQRYRV; encoded by the coding sequence ATGAACCCGAACCACAACGCCAAGACCGTCGCCCTCGTGACCGGTGCGTCCAGCGGCATCGGCGCGATCTACGCCGACAGGCTGGCCCGACGCGGCCACGACCTCATCCTGGTGGCGCGCAGCGCGGACAAGCTCAGGACGCTGGCGGCGAAACTGCACGCCGACACCGGCCGCAGGATCGAAGTGCTTGCTGCAGACCTGACGCGCAAGGAAGACGTGCTGCGCGTCGAGCAGGTGCTGCGGTCCGACGACCGGATCGGCATCCTCGTGAACAACGCCGGCATCGGCGCCACGAGCACGCTCGTCGAGTCCGACGCCGATCGCCTGGAGGAAATGATCCAGCTCAATGTGACGGCGCTGACGCGCCTGACCCGAGCGGCCGCGCCCGGCATGATTCGCCGTGGCACGGGCGCCATCATCAACATCGCCTCGATCGTTGCGCTGACGCCGGAACTACTCAACGGAACCTACGGCGGCAGCAAGGCTTTCGTGCTTGCCTTCACCCAATCGCTGGCACACGAACTCGGCCCGCATGGGATCCAGGTTCAGGCCGTCCTGCCCGGCGCCACGCGCACCGATTTCTGGGAGATCGCAGGCACGCCGGTCGATGCACTGCCGGAGCAGATCGTCATGAGTGCCGAGGACCTGGTCGACGCGTCGCTGGTCGGCTTCGATCGGAAGGAACTGGTTTCCATCCCCGCGCTGCCGGATGTCGGCGACTGGGAGCGCTTCGAAGCCGCACGCCAGGTCCTCGCACCCAATCTCTCGCACGCCAGCGCGGCGCAGCGCTATCGCGTCTGA
- a CDS encoding TolC family protein: MRRRSASMHLAAACLLAACAAPPADLAPPSPDRPWRPSVDAAGNIRPARTAGESGGAAVSHVLPPNPALGVLPPAPPTIDADHAYTLPELIDIAQSNSPQTRVAWATARAAASAVGIARAAYLPHLSASAIGGYQRFNSQNSTLGIGVNNNLSGSGAVGALALQWLLFDFGERDAVVEATEQLSSASNIVFTFAHQRVIHDVSLAFYAHAAARTHVDDAEKALVNAREIEAAAQDRYKHGVGTVIDVAQTHQATAQAQLARVQAQGAAQTTYVALLSAMGISPLTRLQVADVSGRKLSASMAEPVEKIVSEALARRPDMLAAYAAQKASMAKAAAAEAAFKPKVFASAVGTYGTGRLGVTALPSFDQQSITNNVTSRGAGGSLLFGVSVPLYDGGLRNSAREQARADVDKAMAVLDKTRSDAVLQIVQAQDALQTSLAAFEAATALDAAARITFDARLDAYRHGVGTVTEVALADTQWLLARNAAADAYSHALSAAATLAFATGSLGAALP; the protein is encoded by the coding sequence ATGCGGCGGCGTAGCGCGTCGATGCACCTCGCAGCGGCTTGCCTGCTGGCCGCCTGCGCCGCGCCGCCGGCCGATCTCGCGCCGCCTTCGCCCGACCGGCCGTGGCGTCCCTCGGTCGATGCGGCCGGGAACATCCGGCCCGCCAGGACGGCCGGCGAATCGGGCGGCGCGGCGGTGTCGCATGTGCTGCCGCCCAACCCGGCGCTGGGCGTCCTGCCGCCGGCGCCGCCGACCATCGATGCGGACCATGCCTACACGCTGCCCGAACTCATCGACATCGCGCAGTCCAACAGCCCGCAGACGCGCGTCGCCTGGGCCACCGCGCGCGCGGCCGCTTCGGCGGTGGGCATCGCGCGGGCGGCCTACCTGCCGCATCTGTCGGCCAGCGCGATCGGCGGCTACCAGCGCTTCAATTCGCAGAACTCGACGCTCGGCATCGGCGTGAACAACAACCTGTCCGGCAGCGGTGCGGTGGGTGCGCTGGCGCTGCAATGGCTGCTCTTCGATTTCGGCGAGCGCGATGCGGTGGTCGAGGCGACCGAGCAGCTCTCGTCGGCGTCGAACATCGTTTTCACCTTCGCGCACCAGCGCGTGATCCACGACGTGAGCCTGGCGTTCTATGCGCATGCCGCCGCGCGCACGCATGTCGACGACGCGGAGAAGGCGCTGGTCAACGCGCGCGAGATCGAGGCCGCCGCGCAGGACCGCTACAAGCATGGCGTCGGCACCGTCATCGACGTCGCGCAGACGCACCAGGCGACCGCGCAGGCGCAACTCGCGCGCGTGCAAGCGCAGGGCGCGGCGCAGACCACCTACGTGGCGCTGCTCTCGGCCATGGGCATCTCACCGCTCACGCGGCTCCAGGTGGCGGATGTATCGGGCCGCAAGCTCTCCGCGTCGATGGCAGAGCCGGTCGAGAAGATCGTGTCCGAAGCCCTCGCGCGCCGGCCCGACATGCTGGCCGCGTATGCGGCGCAGAAGGCGAGCATGGCCAAGGCGGCCGCGGCCGAGGCGGCCTTCAAGCCCAAGGTCTTCGCCTCGGCCGTCGGCACCTACGGCACGGGCCGGCTGGGCGTGACGGCGCTCCCGTCGTTCGACCAGCAGTCGATCACCAACAACGTGACCAGCCGCGGAGCGGGCGGATCGCTGCTGTTCGGCGTCTCGGTTCCGCTCTACGACGGCGGCCTGCGCAACTCGGCCCGCGAACAGGCCCGCGCCGACGTGGACAAGGCGATGGCGGTGCTGGACAAGACGCGCTCGGACGCGGTCCTGCAGATCGTGCAGGCACAGGATGCGCTGCAGACCAGCCTCGCCGCCTTCGAGGCGGCGACCGCGCTGGACGCCGCAGCGCGCATCACCTTCGATGCACGCCTGGATGCCTACCGCCACGGCGTCGGCACGGTCACGGAAGTTGCCCTCGCCGACACGCAATGGCTGCTGGCCCGCAATGCGGCGGCCGATGCGTACAGCCACGCGCTCTCGGCGGCGGCGACGCTGGCCTTCGCGACCGGTTCGCTCGGTGCGGCGCTGCCCTAG